From one Humulus lupulus chromosome 8, drHumLupu1.1, whole genome shotgun sequence genomic stretch:
- the LOC133798638 gene encoding uncharacterized protein LOC133798638, with protein MGRPLLSVFYTSSNIWLDPVWSRATGIGKIMLLHCWTTSTASASSSFQSHARWPFANPRNPHNVVLSKPFFFFPKSRPTTLRAHFLDEIPQLFHNKVLIAAGVSAAIGQLSKPFTSVILYGKEFDIKSTIQAGGFPSTHSSAVVAAATCLGVERGFSDSLFGATVVYAGLIMYDAQGVRREVGIHARTLNEILTAKSRENSTNAGDIDGFDSQPGTSLPLNYLSNELSSSTSKSRNALLVPKSESKPQMQNPSGLADETGEGLERTSSYYPLKESIGHTEIEVIAGALLGFLVSLAVDTLI; from the exons ATGGGTCGGCCACTTCTTTCTGTTTTCTACACCAGTAGTAACATTTGGCTCGATCCAGTTTGGTCCAGAGCCACAGGCATTGGCAAAATCATGCTGTTGCATTGTTGGACAACTTCCACTGCTTCTGCTTCTTCGTCTTTTCAGTCTCACGCTCGTTGGCCTTTCGCCAATCCAAGAAACCCTCACAATGTTGTTTTATCCAAACCATTCTTCTTCTTCCCCAAGTCGAGACCCACAACTCTCAGAGCTCACTTCTTGGACGAAATCCCTCAGCTTTTCCATAATAAG GTTTTGATAGCAGCTGGTGTTTCTGCGGCAATTGGGCAACTCTCTAAGCCTTTCACCTCTGTGATTCTGTATGGGAAAGAATTTGATATCAAGTCTACTATTCAGGCTGGGGGCTTTCCTTCTACTCATTCCTCT GCAGTTGTTGCTGCTGCAACATGCCTTGGTGTTGAAAG GGGTTTCTCGGATTCACTATTTGGTGCAACGGTTGTTTATGCTGGCCTTATTATGTATGATGCCCAG GGTGTTAGAAGAGAAGTAGGGATTCATGCAAGGACACTGAACGAAATCCTAACGGCCAAGTCACGAGAAAACTCTACTAATGCTGGGGACATAGATGGCTTTGATTCTCAACCAGGAACATCGTTGCCCTTGAACTACTTGTCCAATGAATTAAGTTCTTCAACATCAAAATCTAGAAACGCCCTTTTAGTACCAAAGTCGGAGAGCAAGCCTCAGATGCAGAATCCTTCTGGCTTGGCAGATGAAACTGGGGAAGGATTAGAAAGAACTTCTAGCTATTATCCACTAAAAGAATCAATTGGTCATACCGAGATTGAGGTCATAGCTGGTGCTTTACTTGGCTTCTTGGTAAGCCTGGCTGTAGACACCCTTATATGA